The DNA segment TGCAGGCGACTTCTCAGGCTGCCATCAGTGCGATCCTTGCAGTTATGGCTTCAGCGTGTGCCACTAAGGGTTGGGTTTTTCCCGAAAATCTTCGACCTTATAAAGAGACGAGCGGCTACCTTTTCCATGAGTGACAGAGCCTGTTGCATTGTTTTCGATGAAATGCATATTAAAAAAGAACTTTCATACAACCCCTCGCATGACAGGTTTTAAGGTCTGGAAGAGTATAACGGTTTTCAAGGCAATAACCTCTGCAACAAGGCTCTTGTCTTCATGGCAAAAGGTATCCGAACGCCATGGAAACAACCTCTTGGTTATTTTTTGCCTATCGAGGAACACCCGCAAGCATTTTGAAAGACCTGCTTTTGCAATGCTGCAAGTCCCTTGTGGACGCTGGCTTGCAACCAGTAGCGGTAGTCTGTGACCAGGGAAGCCAGAACGTGTCCCTTTTTGCAAGCCTAGTCAACACCGAAGAGCCGTATACAGACATAGACGGAaggaggctcttttttcttttcgatgCTCCGCACTTACTTAAATACCTCCGAAACATGCCATTAAGTATGATTTCAGAATAGGTGATCACCTTGTGAAGAGCAGTTACATTAGGCACGCGTATGAAAAGGACCGCACGCATGAGATTCGTTCGATACCAAGGCTGAACGACAGACACTTTAACCTAACCTTTGCATCAAAGATGTCTGTAAAATTGGCTGCACAAGTTTTCAGCAACCACTGTGCTGCGGCAATGTACACCTTGGTCACTTTTCAGCAGCTGCCCGCTGAAGCAATTCATACTGCACGATTTGTAGAAAGGATTGTTCGTTTGTTTGACTGCCTGAACAGTTCACAGAGAGCGGCAAAGACACCTTATGCATCTGCGATGTGCAATGGCTCTGTCCATAGAGAGTTTCTGACGGAATGCATTGCAGTATTTGAAAACATGCGAGTAGTGGGTTGTCCGAGGCAGCCGCCTTGTATACGCGGGTTTTGTTTAACCATGCGGTCTCTTTTGATGCTCTATGATCATCTCACGTACAATGAATTATGGATTTTCTTATGTTCTCGCCAGGCGATTAAACCAGGACGCACTTGAAAACAGCTTTTCGACGATAAGGTCCAAATCAGGTGCGAACACCAACACTACAGCTCGTCCGTTTCAGGCCGCTTTCAGGCATCTTTTGATCAATAACTTGTTCAAGTTGTCTGAAAACTCTAACTGCGCCGAGGACATGACAACAGTCTTGGCAACTCTTCCTGTCGGCATTTCGGCACTGTTTCCGGCTCTTGGTATCGGAAGCACAGTCTCGCTTAGCATGACAGATGATTCTTTCTCGGACGAACTTTCGGACATACAGCAAAATAACCTAGTTTATTTTGCCGGCTGGTTAGCGGCGAAATTTTTGCGGTCCCATTCGTGCGTCAGAACAACCCAGAAATGTAGCCTGAAGGTAGAATATGCGTCATTTAGTGAGGCCAACCAAGTGCTACTATATTTGAGCGTAAAAGGTACTGCGGAATCTGACTTTGGAAGTCTCTCAGTTCCTTCCCCTCCATTCGTGTCTTTTGTTGAAGGCTGCGAAAATGTTTTTCAGGAAGCCATCGGTAGCCTTTTCTCCATAGAGAGAGTAGGACATACGTTGTGTACGCGTCTTCATGAGAAGGTTGAAAAGACACTCACCATTTGTGAAGAGGACGTTTATAATGCCTTGTTTTGCCTCTTTGCCCGAATCCGGTTGCATTGGTTTGCACGAAAAAGAAATGTTGAATTTCAATGTGCACAAACGAAGCGTCAAGCTAAGCAACAAGTGCAAAGGCTGAACAGTTGAGATTTCTCAGGGTATATTCCAGGCGGTGAGCAAGGTGGTGAGTCTCCTCACAAAGAAGGCAAActtatttgaagaaaaaaaaagtttgttgcATAATTCGAAGGCGTAAAATGAGAGAACGCCATATCTGGCACTATATTATGAGCAGTAAACTGTGTACACTTTCCATGCTTTCTCTAAAAGATAAAACTTCCTTTAATGTCGACGTCCATGTCCTATGGTTTGTGGAGGTGGCCCTTCACGGTGGTGAAGTAGAGCGACACagcttgtttcttctttcttatcCTGGATTATCCTTCTTAGCGCTGACCTCGTGGCCTCATGCAATTATAGCTCGCCAGGTAGCATTCTTTTGTGGCATTTGGGCGCACTAAGGCTTGCACTGTTTCGTGCGGTACTGCTTGCAATAAACATTCGCAGATGCACCAGTAACGATCTCCtcttgtgaaaaagaagaaatTTTAATTAATGTGTCGGTGGAGTTCCCCAGTAGTAAAGGAGGGATACATGGCAATTCCTTCCTCTTCGTTTCTGTCCTGCCTTCCCATTTTACCATGGTCTTTATTTAGGTTACAAATTTCAACTCAGCCTCGGTTTATAGATGAGTGGCAAGGCGTGACGTGATGTTGTCATAGTGCCGTGACCGCCACTTAGCATCGGCGGACTAAGTGAGGAGTAAAACCTCCGGCTGCTACATTATGAAACACGATTTCCAGTTCACTCGGGTCATTGTGCATTTGATGTTGTTATAACTTTTTTGCAAAGCACTTTTGGATTTTCGCTATGGAAGCCGGCGGATATCAAAACTACTACGGGAGTGAGTCTATACACCTCTCTGCAGAATATAGTCTTTTTTTTCTGGTACACGCTCCTTATTTTACATTCCCATTAGGACATGTTTCATTTGATGATTGATTCACTGATTGGCGACTGACTAAGTGTCGGCTATTCTGTGGCCCTCTTTTTTATAAAGGCATATAAGTTTCAGTAATCAGACAAAAAACGGCGTAACTTGCTAATAGCAACCACTCGGCTGCTTATTTCGTCGGGACTCTTGTTCTTCCGCCTTAAATATCGGTGTGTACCAGCCTTCTTGTCATTTTCCATTACAACATCCTTAGACGCAATTTAGATGCAACTGTATGCACAACAATGGCTAGGCAAATATGTGCTGGCGCGTTCACGTGCTTCTTTTCCTGCGATCCTGAAACAAAGGCGGAATATTGGGTAATGCTTTTAAGGTGTTGAAAACACATTGCTTTGTTTTGAAACCCTGTAAAATTCACCATACTAACAGAAATAATGTCCATACTGGATGTCAATTGAACTCGTTCTAACCTGTATACCTGCCGTTCAAAAATTTTAAAAGGGTATATTACTAGCAGATGGACAAGCGGAAGGTCGATTTTTATTTTTGAGACATGGACCCTGGTGTGTGTATATTTCGTTTAAGTTAATTTTCGAGGCATTTTGTCTTGTTTTAAAGCAGTTGTTATTGAGACGTTGATTGTGCATGTTGCTATGGGCAAATCTAATTTATCAGCGCGTGATGTACGTAGTGTAGACGCACTTTTTCTACTTATTGCCACAGTCGGTGCTGACTGTACAGTGTATTAAAATTGTGTTATGAATTTCAGTGAATAAAATTGAAATGTCATAATCTTGCGCATGAATACGCGTTATTTTTGCTTCTTAGAATTCAAGCCCACAAGCCACACAAGCAATGTACGCCTTAAGACACCTGCGTATCTGCGAAACATAAACTAAACAGCGCTATAAATATTATGTACGCTGCTGAGGCTAAGGATGAAATCTCCTAGTAAAACCAAGGCGAATTAAACGGCAGTATGCCTAAACACCACTGTCGAGTCATGAGTCTATATTAATTTAGTCATTAGAGATGGAAAGCTGACATTGACTTGAAGCGGACTCAAGGTGTGGACTCACCAAGGACTTGCGCCGGTTGGCAATCGGCGCGATTCCTTGGTTGTGGCAGGCCGACGAACTGTTTTGAGGTCAATTTTCGCGCCAGTGCCAGCAGTATGACGTCACTATTGTACCGGACATTGCGTCGCATCCGCTTTATTTTttgttccgccggaagtgttcccacCACATACAGATGGCGCCAAGCCCCATGAGCTGCTGaagaaccgccatgttttgaacgtatgggcttctatggaagcttcgctaccagtttacatataccttggggGCCCTGCGCTCAAAAAGAcaacgacactcgagccaatgctgatgatgatagtttttttctacacgcgcacATGATCTCGGGGACCCAGCCcaaacagcttagctgtaaaacaAGTGCTGCATTCGAGGAGCGAGTGGCACGGGAGTTTTTCGTCTTCTTGCTGAAATAAACGGCAGCGTAGGACGCGCTGCTGTCGGCTCTTCGGGCGTATAGCCCTTCACTGTACTTGAAGCCTGGTCTGCCGGACAACAAGGTCCTCGGACTTCACAACCTCTTGCAAACGCACGTAGTGTCGCACGAGAGCTCTGGGACGTCTGAAGGTGTTCGGACGCTCTACTCTAGCATCTGAAGATGCTATAGTAGAGCACTTGGGAAGGACAACCTTCCTATCTTTTCAGCGTCATCCCAAGTGGCGGCTGCGGGGAGGGCTTTGCAGCGGAGTGGAGGCTGACAGTCGCCTTCCATGACGGTGTGCGTGCATTTGGCGACAATGCGACATAATCATTAAACGGTTTACGCGTATAGCCACCTATACTAACGTTATAAACATGCTGATTAACGGCTCTCTCGTCTGCGGAATAGCCCACTGAAACAACAAACACCATCTCAACGTCATCACTGCAGCAATTATGCCACGTCAGCCGCGTCGTTCCTTTATTGAAGTTATTAGCTTTCTATTTGGCTATTTGCTTGCATTGATAATGATCAGCGATGGTTTCCGCAGATTTTTTGCAGTCTTGTTTTTCGGTCCCGCTGTATAGTGAGTGACCGATGCCAATTCTAACTAAGGCGCTGCGGCGTCAGAGCTGCGAGCCAAGTTCAAAACAGGACGATGTGTGGAAAGACGGAAAATAAAAAGCATCGTTAGAAAAATACTCCCCACGAGCATATGCCGTTCGGTGCGGAGGGCTCTATTTATGATCATTGGTTTGATAACGCTCCGTCGGCTGCGGAACAGGCGTCAGCACAGCTGCTCTGGAATAAGAATGGTGCGCCGCTTTTCCATGGAAAacctaccgtatttattcgaatatactTAGACCTTGTTTTTTCCCTTTTTTGAAAATGTGGCCCAAGATGAGTTAAAATATCTAGTGTAATGATCAGAGAAACAGACAAGatgctgttgttgttgccttaaaacatggctcgtacccacgaggagCATTGACCACACTGGATGGATTGAAATGTACACCCAGCAATGTACAAAAAGGGCGAAGGCGAACAATCAAAACGAAGCAATTGGCAATTAACTGGTAACACTGATATAGAAAGGGCCTATACAtaaaccaaataaataaaaattaaagagTGGTGTAACTACAATGTCCCGGCGAACACCTATTTCTGCTTCGTCGTTCTCTGTCCTCGCGCCCACCGTCAAAGCGCCCAAGTACAAGTTTGCCTTTCTGTCTTGATTACACAACCTCTACTCGTGATCAAATAATCGTGACCTATATTCGGGAACAAACTTGTCAAAAGTACCGAGCTGACGCACTACATACGTCGCGTCGCGCCTGCCGTTAAGCCAGCATCGAGATTATTCAGACTTGACTTTAATAAATGCTGCATATCCAACGTGATCGACTGCACCGAGGTCCACGTCGTTTGTGGTGCCGAGGATGCCTGCGAAACAGCTGATGAGTACGACTTTACTGGCAGTCCAACGATGATGCATATTGTGGCATCAATAGAAAGACTTAATAACCAAACTTACGCTAAATAAGTGTGACATGCTAAAGGTTGTTTATTGTTATAAAAAGATATGGGTCATCCAATATTCGAattagaatttatttattcaaagaCGAGTTAGACATATACGTACGTGTCAACGTATATTCCTATTTGACCTATTTGCGAATAATTATGTTATTTCGTAAGCACTGCAAAGGCGTGATTGGCAATATGACATAAGAGGCGCATACTCGCAGTGCGTGCACTTGCATATGTGCGCCCCCCTATTAGTTGTGTTGCATTGCAGTAAGGTTTGCAGATATACAATTCGAGGTACGggatattattttatttttcagatgaACATTGGTCGAACAAAAGAAGCCTCGCGATGTTTTGACGAGTCCCTCTGCCGAAACGTTACATTTGACTAATACTTCCCTAGTTCGACCATAGCATCATCACTTCTGCCCTGTAAACAAAAATAAGCCGGAATGGGAGTAACTCGCTCGTGCCCTAGCGAATTGCCATTTCAGGGGCTAATTCACTACCATACATGGGGGTTTTATTACGATATCTATTATGTGagcactccaggcgaatttttgccgtcggcgtcgccatg comes from the Dermacentor silvarum isolate Dsil-2018 chromosome 9, BIME_Dsil_1.4, whole genome shotgun sequence genome and includes:
- the LOC119463454 gene encoding LOW QUALITY PROTEIN: uncharacterized protein LOC119463454 (The sequence of the model RefSeq protein was modified relative to this genomic sequence to represent the inferred CDS: deleted 1 base in 1 codon) — its product is MATESNLSGHVSSFISDGVSPMGCQPTTVKKSPSVGAHRGYMQLEEAVPAQDGSGNAAPQVPSVLEPTSYRLAEGSASVKEFSRVDKLKCPIFSPSSAEQEDYMQLEGAVPPQEASGDAAPQVPSVAQTSRKCSVTGTAAEAFRKSPCTSESEAWRKTKELKKKLRKQRDFNRRLQRRLPRKRQALTIEEIVRSVRLHVSPTVAALLEAQLRMKNYDFRIGDHLVKSSYIRHAYEKDRTHEIRSIPRLNDRHFNLTFASKMSVKLAAQVFSNHCAAAMYTLVTFQQLPAEAIHTARFVERIVRLFDCLNSSQRAAKTPYASAMCNGSVHREFLTECIAVFENMRVVGCPRQPPCIRGFCLTMRSLLMLYDHLRTMNYGFSYVLARRLNQDALENSFSTIRSKSGANTNTTARPFQAAFRHLLINNLFKLSENSNCAEDMTTVLATLPVGISALFPALGIGSTVSLSMTDDSFSDELSDIQQNNLVYFAGWLAAKFLRSHSCVRTTQKCSLKVEYASFSEANQVLLYLSVKGTAESDFGSLSVPSPPFVSFVEGCENVFQEAIGSLFSIERVGHTLCTRLHEKVEKTLTICEEDVYNALFCLFARIRLHWFARKRNVEFQCAQTKRQAKQQVQRLNS